One segment of Salvia splendens isolate huo1 chromosome 20, SspV2, whole genome shotgun sequence DNA contains the following:
- the LOC121781776 gene encoding ethylene-responsive transcription factor ERF043-like: protein MKQNTFAGGDDGVRVRRKASSRGHHKFVGVRQRPSGRWVAEIKDSLQKVRLWLGTFDTAEDAARAYDKAARQLRGANARTNFELPQSGPGSAFPENAEAFSFDVMCRTDEAGDLVSALVAKLFNKKSSRVLIGGQALFASRVGETVQPSSQITKTVANHHVLDVDGPVSDKDVLGQNTASVGPDSSLEWVGEAQLGWEPRVMSQLEEDPFLMSASKGCTWPAMDLGYNCNPLSEVLAIHLKGRKDVQVDAASSSWAPLPPFYGYQNSNNWVGANIGWDSELPYVVPSVLS, encoded by the coding sequence ATGAAGCAAAACACATTCGCCGGAGGCGACGACGGCGTCCGAGTCCGACGAAAGGCGTCGTCCCGAGGCCACCACAAGTTCGTCGGAGTCCGCCAACGCCCCTCGGGGCGTTGGGTCGCCGAGATCAAAGACTCCTTACAAAAGGTTAGGCTATGGCTCGGGACGTTCGACACCGCTGAAGATGCGGCCAGGGCTTACGACAAGGCAGCTCGACAGTTGCGGGGCGCAAATGCCCGCACCAACTTCGAGCTGCCCCAGTCGGGCCCCGGCTCCGCGTTCCCCGAGAATGCGGAGGCGTTCTCGTTCGATGTCATGTGTAGGACTGATGAGGCCGGTGACCTCGTCAGCGCCCTAGTGGCAAAATTGTTCAACAAGAAGAGCTCCCGCGTGCTAATCGGCGGCCAAGCGCTTTTTGCCTCGCGGGTGGGCGAAACAGTCCAACCCTCTAGTCAAATCACAAAAACCGTGGCCAATCATCATGTTCTCGATGTTGATGGCCCGGTTAGCGACAAAGACGTATTGGGTCAGAATACGGCGTCAGTGGGTCCGGACTCAAGCTTGGAGTGGGTAGGTGAAGCCCAATTGGGTTGGGAGCCACGGGTGATGAGCCAATTGGAAGAGGATCCATTCTTGATGAGTGCATCAAAGGGTTGTACGTGGCCGGCCATGGATTTGGGGTACAATTGTAATCCACTAAGTGAAGTGTTAGCAATTCATTTGAAAGGAAGGAAGGATGTGCAAGTCGATGCAGCTTCGAGTTCTTGGGCCCCACTTCCACCTTTTTATGGATATCAAAATAGTAATAATTGGGTTGGAGCTAATATTGGTTGGGATTCTGAGCTTCCTTATGTTGTACCTTCCGTACTTAGTTAA